From the genome of Mustela erminea isolate mMusErm1 chromosome 3, mMusErm1.Pri, whole genome shotgun sequence:
ctcttctcagcggggagcctgcttcctcctctctctctgcctgcctctctgcctacttgtgatctctgtctgtcaaataaataaataaataaataaaatcttaaaaaaagaaaaagattgatttattttagagagaaagagtatgagcgggaggggcagagggagaaggagagagaatctgaaacacactccacactgagcacagagcccaaatcCACCTAATTTCATACCTCGAGATCACTACCAGAGCACAAACAAAGATcaggatgctcaactgactttgccacccaggagtccctgaatTGGGCGTTTTAAATATATGAGTCGTATGTTTTAGAAATTCTATCTCCATAAAGCTGTGAgcaaaacccaacaacaacaacaaaaagaccaacCAGATCTCTATCCAGGAGGCTGGATACCTCCTTCCAGGAGAACATGGTCCATTATTCACTCCCATGCTCCCTCCCCCAATCATGCATTTCCagcccctctttctctgtcacatcTACTTGGATATTGTCCTGTCCAAGAAAGGCCATGACACACTAATGGGCTCCATGATGGGGCAATGCAAGGAAGTAGCTGGCATCAGACTCACATCTGTGTCTGCTGGAGAGGTGACCTGAGCCCATTTTAGAGGCCAAGGTGATGGAAGATGGCAACCCCAAGAGAAGGACTGTCAGTGCTGTTGCTGGTGGTGGGTCAAATGAGTAATCGCTGAGCATCTTGAGCAAGTCATGTCTACAagtgcagtgtttttttttatcctcGTGACAGTCTGATATGATAAGATACTACCATCCCCACTACAACTGAGGCTCAATGAATGTAAAAAACTGGGCCAAGGTCACATAACTAGGAGACACAGACAGATTGGATCCCGGGAATACCATAGTTAACtgatcttaaccaactgagccacccaggcgtccccatagtTAACTGATCTTAAAATCCGCCCCCCAAGTCCCTGTCCTAGCAGGATTTGGGGACCTTTATGCAAGAACATCAGGGACGTGTAAACATGAAAGGGGTTTTGTGGGCAAAAGGGCAGCTCTTCAGAGCCCAGAGTCCTCCCAACCCCACTCACATGCTATCCCAGGCCCAAAGTCCCCGGAATGAGTGTTTAGGGGTTTTGTTCTCTCCCAGGAACCCTGATGACAAGTTTCAGGGGAGACCTATGGCAGCTGTAACTGGGCTGGACATGGAAATGCTAGCGCCGGCCCAGACAAGCACTCAGGGGCTGTCTGGAGGGAAGAAGCCACTACTGGGAAGTGAGGGGGAGGCCCCGGGAGCAAGCCAGCCCATGGAGCAGAGCAATCAAGCCCCAAAACCCTGGCCTGAAGGCAGCAGCCTGTGAGCTGGCAACCACCCTCACTCCCACCTCACCTCCTCCTGTGGCCCATGGTTTCCTCAGATGCCAAGGTGGTGGGTCTGGAAGAGCTTCGAGCTCCCTGTCTGTCAGTCCAGCTGGTCTGGACTTGGCTCTGAGGCCCTGGTCACAGACCCCATCCCTCATCCCATTCCTATACCACAGACCCTGTTAGgggttgaattatgtcccccaaaaagatatgttgaagtcttagCCTCCCAGCacctgtgaatgtgatcttatttggagatAGTGTCTTTGCAGGTTTAGTCAAgctaaaatgaagtcattagggtgCAGTCTAATCCAAGCACAATGGGTGTCCTCATTAGAAGAGGAAAAGCCCTGTGAAGACAGAGACGAAAAGCTGAGGAAGCTATGAGAGAGGCAGAGCTGCAAACCAAGGATCACCTGGAGGCAGCGGAAGGTGGTGAGTCAATTTCTgtttaataaatttctgttgttttaagccaccacatTTCTAGGGCCTCCGTAGAGCAGCCCTAAGAATCTGATACAGAACCCCAACACTCACACACTCCCCCACACCAGGCATTTCTCTGTTCCTCCACGGACCCAAATCCTTCACACCCTTTTAAACACGTGATGCTCGGTCAGAATGTTCttcaccctccctcctccccacccccttgccttGCACCTTCCAAACTCAGCTTAAATGGCATTTCTTCAGGAAAGTCTAGACGTGGGTATTCCAGGCTCCCCTCAGAACATCAACAGAAGTGCGTTCTCTGAAGCCCTCGCCATATCTGTAGTTAATGCCTGGTGCGGTTGCCCAATGCCCACGGCGCGGCGCGTGTCCTGCTGTGGGTGTCATGACAACGGGGCCTGGCCTGTCATATTCAGCAGCAATCCTATCCCCTCGGCCCTGAGGCAgtgctgggatttttttcttttcacagcaTACTCCAAgcatgaaacaaacaatacatgtTCAATCTTGGGAAAAGAAACCTAAGAGAACATATTGAGCAAACAGGGAAAAATATGCTACATTCATCTACATTCCCACGGTATAGAGTAATCATTGTTGGCATTTTGACATACGTGCTTCCAGACCTTTTTTCATGCaagatatatttcttaaaatgtgctTATACTGTCTTGTATGCTGCTCTTTTCCAgtgagaaatgtataaaaaacatGTTTAAGAGTCAAgagatacaggggtgcctgggtgactcgatTGGTTgggtgttcaactcttggttttggtttgggtcatgatgtcagagttgtgggattgagcctggcattgggctctgcgctgggcagggagtctgctggagattccctctctccttctccctctgcccctcttcaccctaaaataaacaaatcttaaaaaattaaaaaaaaaaagagtcattaaTACAAAATTACCTCATCATTTTTGGTGGCTATGCAACCTTCTACTATAAGATGCATCACAATTTAGTCAACAAGTCCTCATTGTTGGGCATTTGCataactttcagtttttcctctggTGTAAACAGTAATGCTATGGACATCTGAAAAATAGGCATTTTTTGTGTCCttgtctgattatttcttttttttaagattttatttatttatttgacaaagagagagagcaaagcaggacagggaggagcaggcttgatcacaggaccttgagatcatgacctgagctgaaggcagaggcttaaccaactgagccacccaggtgcctcttgtcTGAGTATTTCCTGATGAAGGGTTCCTGGAAGTAGATTGCTAGATCTGTGATGACACATGTGTTTTTTAAGGCTTCAGATGCATAGTCCCCATCTGGCCTCTAAAGCAGAGGAACTTCTATTTTAGGGGGGTGGGATGAAGGAAGGGATGGAGTGAAGAACACGTCTGGGGGAAATAATGACCAGTCAGAGCCACAGAGCAGGCAATGTCCCCTGGGGGAGTAGGTCCTCCGTAGCCTAGCGGCCCTTGGCTACTTGGCACAGCTGGCTCTTGGGGCTGGGAGAACTCTGTTCAGACCTTCTTTTGGGCacctttgattttctttggttttgaagCAGCTGAGCCCTTGCTTACCTCAGAGGGCCCCCTTGGGAGCCACTTGTGGGGAAGAGAAGATAGAGGGAATTCCCCCATTTAGAGGAAGTGATTTTTGCAAACAAGAGTTTTCAGAAGGCCTCCTTGTTCATGGGAGGCCCGTTGTCATCTGTGAGTGCATGTGTTGTCCACCTGGTTTCTGGTTGTGATGCGGTGAAGGGTCCAGGCAAAGACTCGCTGGCCTGGCCAGAATGAACAGCTGCAGCTCTGTGGGGGCCACCCCAATCCCACTCTCCAGGCCAGCCCTGTCCTCCGGTTAAATCAGCTTCTCAGTTTGCCAGAGACCAGCCAGAGATACTCCCGGCCACCGCAGGAGAATATATAGATGTGAAACTTGGACCTTCCACCCCCTCCCATGCAGTCAAGGCACAGAGCAAGCCATTTACCACCCTGAGCCTCAGACAGATCCCCTGCAAAATGGGAAATAATTCTAGCTATCTTCCAGAGTGGCTCAGCAGATTAAGAAAAATACCATGTGTAACACTTAGCATCCTATCTGGAACATGGGAAACCCTTTATGATGATGATTGATGGTGAGGTTCCATGTGACTGTTTTTTTGGCTAGAATCACAGGGCTCTCTCTGAGAAGTCAGAGGCGTGGCTACTTCCCGTGGAAGCCAAAGCCCCACTCCCCTGCAGGCTCTCAGCTGCTGTGAAACCTTTTACCAGAAAGGCTGCTGTTACAGGAAATAACTTtcattctcccttcctccttcttgatATCACAGTCTCCAGAAAAAGAGGATCTGCGTCCAGACCAGAATCAAAATCAGGCAGGTTAGTATGGTGTAGTGTGTGTGCTGCATTCCTCTGAGAGTGTGTGGAGCCCTGTCTGGGCGCTGGAGAGTCTGTTGGATCGTGGGGTCTTGAGGTGGTCAGGGTTATGGCTGCAGGGGGACGGTGAGGGGGAGCAAAGGACAATGGGAACAAGGGCCTCCTCAAGCTTCCCTCTCCATATCAAGACTGGACTATGGCTCATCAgggcccttcctcccttcctggggAGCAGGAAATACCGTCCTCTCCTGAGCTGTGGTCTGGTGAGACGCCAGGGCTGCAGTGTTGTGGAAAAAGctttagttgttttttaaagtccCATTTTCAGACTGTACCTAGAGAGTCTGCACTTGGTCGCTGGGAGTCATTGCCTTAGACCTCTCCCTGTCATCTTCCAGAAACAATCTGCAGTCTCTGAGGTGGAAGGTAAGTAGGACCAGGAGCAGCGGAGCATAGGCTCCAAGGCTGAGGCTCCCAGACACCCAGACATGGGCAGCAGCCTTCCAACTGTCCTGCCTGCACTCCCAGACTGTGTGTCACTTTTGCTGACTAACGCCTTCCCTGGGGTGGATTCGGTGGAGAGGGAAGCCCAGGTTCCCAACAGTCCCTAGGTGGGTTGCATCTCACAGGACATTTTCAGGTCTGGGTCTGGGACAGtcactgctttttttcttcacGACACCTGTGGTCTTCCTGGGGTTGGGTAGGGTATTTATGTGTGGGTGCACCCACTTCTTCCCCTGCTTCTTTTCAACAAATCTCTCCGAGACAGGAGTGCTAGGATGCTCTAAGCCCAGCCTGTCCTCTAGAGGCATCTCCAACAACAGCCTCTGACCCCGGCTGGGCACAGGAGGAGAAAGCTGTCCCGCCATGGTAGGAGAGTGGGAGGATAACGGCCATGGGTTTCTTGGTACCCACAGATGTCCCATTCTAGCCTGCACCCATCCATCCCACGGCCTAGGGGGACCAGAGCCCGGAAGGCAGCCTTCGTTCTGTTGACTGTCTGCCTGGCAGTCCTTTGGGTTCTGGGAGAGCCACCAGAACACATTCTCCGATGGCTGGTGCTCCACCTGGCCTCCCTGCAGCTGGGACTGCTCTTCAAGGGGGTCTGTCATCTGACTGAGGAGATGTGCCACCTCCACTCCAGGTGACTCTATTACCCATAGCAATTTCCCAccgccctccccccccgccccatcttGCTCTCTTGACGCCCAGGCCTGCCCCTCCTTGAATCTCCCTGACTGAGCTGGGCAGCAGTCCAGAGCTTGCCTGTCCCCTGCAGGTACCAGGGCAGCTACTGGAGGGCTATGCGGGCTTGCCTGGGCTGCCCCATTCGTTGTGGGGCTCTGCTGCTGCTGTCCTGCTATTTCTATGGCTCCCTCCCAAACACAGCTGGCCTGCCCTTCACCTGGATGCTTGCCCTCCTGGGCCTCTCAGAGGCACTGAACATCCTCCTAGAGCTCCAGGTGAGACACAGAGGGAGGTGAAGGGTGTAGTCAAGTGGAGGGAGCAGCTAGTAGGTCCTACTCTGAGCTCAGCAGTGGGGATGGGACTAGTTTAGAGGTCGGTCCTTAGAGTAGAGTGTGTAATGTTCTGCAACAGTGGCAGAGAAGGGAGCAGGTTGGCAGCTGGTCGGGAAAACTTTTTGAGGAGGAGGAATCTGGTTATACTTCATGGaggctccccagccccaccctgccgTCTACAGGGCCTAGCCCCGGCTGAGGTCTCTGCAGTCTGTGAGAAAAAGAACTTCAACGTGGCCCACGGGCTTGCATGGTCATATTACATTGGGTACCTGCGACTGATCTTGCCAGGTGAGCCATTCTCAACACTTCTATTTCCAGATCTTTAAGACAGACAATAAGACATAAAACCTGccgtatttttcaaagaatttttgttCCTAAGGAATCATCTGATTCCCAAAGCAATTCTGTAGGCATGAAGGATGTTATTATGCCTGGTTTATAAGGAGGAATACGGCGCTTAGAGCCATTAAGTGATTTCTCTCAGGTTAAGCATGAGTTCTTCCAATGAATATTTACTGCATTGTCTGGGTGtgcattttcccttttaattcatACCCTGTGGACAAGGGATAATTATCATCCCTCTTGTAGAGATAAGACCATCGTGGCTCTACAAGGTGAAGTCACTTCTCCCAAGTCACACGGCTTAGTGAGCGgagacaggatttgaacccaggtctgcccAGAGCCTGGATCCTTGACCACTCTACTACGAGCCCATGTGTCATGTCTCATTTCTTCTGACTTGCTTGCCAAGAGCATGGCTCTCCCATAACTCATTGCTCTTTGCCCTTGTCACCAGGGCCTCTGCTAGGAAACAGGTCTGGAGCAAGTGGCCAGACCCTGTACACCTTGGAGTGCTGGGAATGTCACCTTCCAGggctcttcctgcctctcagAGCCCTAAAAGCTGTAGTGGGAAGGAGCAGGGTGAGCAGAGACATCTGGACAAAGGACAactgaaggaggagaggagaaggagtggggggagggttcCCGAAGGTTCTGCCTTCCTGGCTCAGGCACAATGCAAGTGGACTGGACCCGTGGTTCTCTTGCACTCACACATTGAGGGAACCAATGAATTGGGTCTCTGCCCTGGGTGACAGGGCTGTAGGAATGACTTCTTGGGCCTCTCCACCCCAGGGCTCCCAGCCCGGATACGCATGTACAATCTACAGCACGCCAACATGCTCCAGGGCTTGGGGAGCCATCGACTACACATCCTCTTCCCTCTGGACTGTGGGGTTCCTGACGACTTGAGTGTGGCCGACCCCAACATTCGCTTCCTATATGAGCTGCCGAAGCAAAGTGCTGACCGTGCTGGCATCAAGGGCCGGGTTTACACCAACAGCGTCTATGAGCTTCTGGAAAATGGGCAACCGGTGAGTGTTCAGGGAGAAGGGTGCTGCTAATGAGAAATCCAGACCAGAGCACCAGAATTCTGACCCTGGGCCAAGCACTGATACAAATCCGTTGCCCTCCTCTGAGCCTTCATTTCCCAAGTTGGTCCCAGGGCTGGGCAGGATTTGGCTCTGAAGGATGATAGCAACCAATAACAGTAATCGAGCCCTTAGCGCATACCAGATGCCAGTCATCTGACCGCCTCAGCTAACCCTCGCTACCACCTGCGGGGTGAGGACTGTTATGAGCCCTACCTCACACATGAGGAAACCGAGACTCAAAGAACCAGCAAGAAACAGGATGATTTCAACCTGACAAACCACGTACTTGACCATAAAGTTGCCCTAAACGAAGGTGTGAGAATGTATGTAAGATCTCAGATAGGTTGGAGGAAGCCCAGACCAAGCTTGAACCCAGAGTCCAGCCCCTACATTTGATTTCCCACTGGAGCCGTGGACAGCAGAGTGACTCAGTGAGCCTTGCGCCAGGATCAAGAAGGAGGATCTGTGGAGGGTAAATTTAGCACAGTCGTGGTCCTGATTTTAGGAGCAAAGGCCACCAGACTCCATGGATCCCATCAGGGCTGCCTCCTCCCAGAACTCCATCTCTACAGGCGGAGGGAGTGGGGCCCCAGCAGTGGCACCAGGGTCCAGAGTCTGTCTGTCTGGGCCCTGTTTGAGTCTTGCCCCCATCTCACCTCTTCTAGGTGGGCATCTGTGTCCTGGAGTATGCCACCCCCTTGCAGACCCTTTTCGCCATGTCACAGGATGGCCGAGCTGGCTTTAGCCGGGAGGATCGGCTTGAGCAGGCCAAACTCTTCTGCCGAATACTTGAAGACATCCTGGCAGATGCCCCTGAATCACAGAACAACTGCCGCCTTATCGTCTACCAGGGTGAGGGCTTGATAGGCTACtgggtgggaagagaagaggtGTCCTGAGGGGTTAGAAGTAGCTAGAGTGGCACCATGCCCTGGGTCTTCCCAAGCAGTCAAGGCATCCAAGCCTGGCTCCTTCCTGCCCGGGGAAAGGTCCTACCTCTCCACTTAGGGCACTCAGTTGCTTTCTGAGTATCTGGCTACGGGTCCTGGGTGGAGTGTGAAGAGACGGGCTCCAGGAGCCCCTGACTTCATCTAGGAAtgctagaagaagcagaagagccccagccccaggacacagagatcaGGGCTACTGGTCTCTGCTCTCTCTGAGCCCCATTTCTAGGATTGGGAAGGTGGAATTCTGTTATCTCTAAAACCACTTCTAGCCCCAGAATTCCAGGGAACACTAGCCCCAGGGTCAGGGGTGGGGAAGAACacagaggtgagggagaggaagggttGGAGGATGTGCCCCCGAAAGCCTCGGGGCATGTTCAAGTGAGAACAGGAGAGGTCCTCTCCACACTCCTCACCCACCTTCCCCATCCTTGTTCCAGAACCTGCAGAGGGAAGCAGCTTCTCCCTGTCACAGGAGATTCTCCGGCACTTGCggcaggaggaaaaggaggtCACTATGGGTGGCCCGGACACCTCGATTGCACCCAATTCCTCCACGCTGTCCCAGGAGCCCAAGCTCCTCATCAGTGGCTTGGAACAGCCTCTCCCACTCCGCACGGATTTATTCTGATGCTCAGGGTTCGCTGGCCTGAAATCCCAGTGCTCCCCAAGACTCTGGATCCCCGAGACTGTGGATTGAAGGGCTTTCTTTAGCAGCTGAATGCCCAGCAGAACCACTTCCTCCCACAGGGAGCCTCTCAGAGAAGGTCCCTGAACTTAACATTTCAAGACGAATcctatgactttgggcaagtagttttacctctctgaacctcagtgtcctcatctgtgaaatgggattaTAATCACTGTCCTACCTATCTtgcagggttgttgtgaggattatgATTGTATGGAACATTTTTGTAAACTCTAAATGCCAGATAAATGTAAGGGATGTGTCAGGTGTCTTTCATTGGACCTCCAGACTGACTCTCtagccctctctccctcctctgtcctggGATGGCATCAACAGGCTCCCTTGCTCTCTGAATTCTGGTCATGTTCAGTCCATGGGAAGCCCCAGTaggagaacagagggaaagggagggggcgAAGTTGGGGTAGTTATTCTCCCAGATTCCTCCCTGTAGCACCAAGGGCTCTCTGCATCTCTAACCTAAAGCCATGCTTCTGCCACGCTCTCGGTAACCCTGTCTCTCCCCAGGTTCCATTATCTGCCCCTTCCCCGTGCTGCTCAGACCTAGCGATTGTCCTGGCTTCCTGCTAATGTCCCTTCTGGAGCACTCACTCTTCACTTATAGTCTCCTTATACCTGCCCTTTCTGAACAGccccctttctttaaaaaaaaaaaaaaaattttttttttctttagagagtaCATACAAGGGTGTacagggggagggtgggtggggaggggcagaaggagacagcaagagagattCTCAAggagctccatgcccagcacagaacccgatgtggggctcaatctcacaacactaggatcatgacctgagctgaaatcaagagtcagatgctcaaccgactagATACCCGTAAACAGCCCCCTTTTCAGCACTCCTCAGATGACCTATCTGAGTGTGCCATCTTTCTCCGGCTGGACTCTGACTCACACAAGCAATCTGAAATGTCCAAATCCACTTGCACAGACGTACTTCCACTTCCTTAGACCCCCTAGACCCCTCCTTATTCTCGGACAGGGCAGTGTGGTGGTGGGCATGCATTCACTGCGGACGGAGCCCAGGAGTCAAGCTGGGGGCAGAGAGTGTAGCATGCCCCATGGGCCTTTGTCTCTAGTGAGAGGCTGGGGAATACGGAGTAGCCCCGGGGCAAGGGGCTACTCGAAGGACCAGGGGCCACTGGATGCATGTGCCTGGATGACAGAGCCTGCAAACGGataaggaggaaggggagaagagggtTTGTGTGAGGAGATAGGATATACTCTGGGAGACCTCGGACAATACACCCAGGCATCTGCTGTGTCTTATGCCATGCCATCACTGTTAGAACCGAGCCATTACAATGCTGTAGTGGCAAACCTCCCCTATCAGGGAGGGCAGGCATCCCATTTCTACCAGTTCCTTCTGTTTTACCCACGACTTGTTCCCTACCTCCCACTCTGGTTtgattttgtttcactttgttttaaaattttttaagtaacctccatACCCAACATGTGTCTagactcacaaccccgagatcaagagttggacgctctaTTGACTGAGCTAGCTAGGCGCCCCtcacctctgtttttttttttatcacaaatgcTCAGCACAAATTTCTGCGTACAGCATCATTGTGGAGATGGGCTCAACAGACAGACACACATTTGCCAGAAGGAACCAACTGCTCCCAAGGA
Proteins encoded in this window:
- the STING1 gene encoding stimulator of interferon genes protein isoform X1; amino-acid sequence: MSHSSLHPSIPRPRGTRARKAAFVLLTVCLAVLWVLGEPPEHILRWLVLHLASLQLGLLFKGVCHLTEEMCHLHSRYQGSYWRAMRACLGCPIRCGALLLLSCYFYGSLPNTAGLPFTWMLALLGLSEALNILLELQGLAPAEVSAVCEKKNFNVAHGLAWSYYIGYLRLILPGLPARIRMYNLQHANMLQGLGSHRLHILFPLDCGVPDDLSVADPNIRFLYELPKQSADRAGIKGRVYTNSVYELLENGQPVGICVLEYATPLQTLFAMSQDGRAGFSREDRLEQAKLFCRILEDILADAPESQNNCRLIVYQEPAEGSSFSLSQEILRHLRQEEKEVTMGGPDTSIAPNSSTLSQEPKLLISGLEQPLPLRTDLF
- the STING1 gene encoding stimulator of interferon genes protein isoform X2, translating into MLALLGLSEALNILLELQGLAPAEVSAVCEKKNFNVAHGLAWSYYIGYLRLILPGLPARIRMYNLQHANMLQGLGSHRLHILFPLDCGVPDDLSVADPNIRFLYELPKQSADRAGIKGRVYTNSVYELLENGQPVGICVLEYATPLQTLFAMSQDGRAGFSREDRLEQAKLFCRILEDILADAPESQNNCRLIVYQEPAEGSSFSLSQEILRHLRQEEKEVTMGGPDTSIAPNSSTLSQEPKLLISGLEQPLPLRTDLF